A single genomic interval of Candidatus Zixiibacteriota bacterium harbors:
- a CDS encoding RimK family alpha-L-glutamate ligase, translating to MANIGVFIERYTLTRSEEVGALMKLGQVAHLQGHRLDFLFRPDMYKIPQYDAIFIRALTDPLNSTYIAARLAQLNGLRVIDDPESIIVCCDKVNMYRHLQKAGVPMPDTRFLKESDLTAETGSLLLETMGSPLVLKAPNSSFSLYVERVSSPEEFVRVGKRFLRRADRVVAQRFVQSEYDWRVGVLGGEPLYVCQYLIPKKRWKITTYTEGGREISGNVKGFELSKVNPKLIDTAVQAARAIGTGLYGIDLKQAGDGFVVIEVNDNPTIAEDEEDQKAPHIYERLIRYLAGEWGQ from the coding sequence ATGGCCAATATAGGTGTTTTCATTGAGCGCTACACGCTCACCCGGTCGGAAGAGGTAGGGGCTCTCATGAAACTGGGACAGGTGGCGCACCTGCAGGGGCACCGCCTCGATTTCCTTTTTCGCCCCGATATGTACAAGATTCCCCAGTACGATGCCATTTTCATACGGGCCCTGACCGATCCGCTCAACTCAACCTACATCGCGGCGCGCCTGGCGCAGTTGAACGGCCTGCGGGTCATTGATGATCCCGAATCAATAATTGTCTGCTGTGACAAGGTCAATATGTACCGTCACCTGCAAAAGGCGGGAGTGCCGATGCCCGATACCCGGTTTCTCAAGGAATCGGACCTGACCGCCGAGACCGGCTCGCTTCTGCTGGAGACAATGGGCAGCCCTCTGGTGCTCAAGGCCCCTAACTCCAGTTTCTCTCTCTATGTCGAAAGAGTCTCCTCACCCGAGGAATTTGTCCGTGTCGGCAAGAGATTTCTGCGCCGGGCCGACCGGGTCGTGGCGCAGCGCTTCGTGCAGTCCGAATACGACTGGCGCGTGGGCGTGCTGGGCGGCGAACCGCTCTATGTCTGCCAGTATCTCATTCCCAAAAAAAGATGGAAAATCACTACCTACACCGAGGGCGGACGGGAAATTTCCGGAAATGTCAAAGGTTTTGAGCTGTCCAAGGTCAATCCCAAACTGATCGATACCGCCGTTCAGGCTGCCAGAGCTATCGGCACCGGCCTTTATGGTATCGACTTGAAGCAGGCCGGTGATGGCTTTGTCGTCATTGAAGTCAACGACAATCCCACCATTGCCGAGGATGAGGAAGATCAGAAAGCCCCCCATATCTACGAACGCCTCATCCGTTACCTGGCCGGAGAATGGGGCCAATAA
- a CDS encoding RimK-like ATPgrasp N-terminal domain-containing protein: MTSGKPFLTNLAAKMDYIGYLEDEHCYVNLTGYYGYLETAYYISQELKAEDKDIHPACGEVLDAYVVPIFLEKAKLAGLPVPEYYITNGYFEPPVIVDSMNPFMSRQSVVLRNGHQERVAKSLTRNFTYAICCQDFPEGAKIGTFRSILGWSVKPQFQPLAEAVWRVFRIPLAVVRIIILENGEMMLSNLQPLPFVRLSPRELRYIESRVQWPI, from the coding sequence ATGACATCCGGCAAACCGTTTCTGACCAACCTGGCGGCCAAGATGGATTATATCGGATATCTCGAGGATGAGCATTGTTATGTCAATTTAACCGGTTACTATGGCTACCTGGAGACCGCTTATTATATATCGCAGGAGCTTAAAGCTGAGGATAAGGATATTCACCCGGCCTGCGGCGAGGTGCTGGATGCCTATGTGGTTCCGATTTTCCTTGAAAAAGCCAAGCTGGCCGGCCTGCCTGTTCCGGAATATTATATCACCAACGGTTATTTCGAGCCGCCGGTTATCGTTGATTCCATGAATCCTTTCATGTCCCGTCAGAGTGTGGTTCTTCGAAACGGGCATCAGGAGCGAGTGGCTAAATCACTGACCCGGAACTTTACCTACGCCATCTGTTGTCAGGATTTTCCGGAGGGAGCGAAAATCGGCACTTTCCGTTCGATCCTGGGATGGAGCGTCAAGCCCCAGTTTCAACCGCTGGCCGAGGCGGTCTGGAGAGTCTTTCGTATCCCTTTGGCCGTGGTTCGCATCATAATCCTTGAGAACGGCGAAATGATGCTCAGCAACCTTCAGCCGCTTCCCTTCGTTCGCCTTTCCCCGAGGGAATTGAGATATATCGAAAGTAGAGTCCAATGGCCAATATAG